A stretch of the Paenibacillus dendritiformis genome encodes the following:
- a CDS encoding ABC transporter substrate-binding protein, translated as MRAKRHILLACALVMALLMLNACGSQAPGEGAAEQGDAGSTGKKVKIGVTQVVNHASLDEAYKGFLQALKDNGYTEGDNLVIDYQNAQGDNTNAATIAQKFATGGVDLVLGIGTSVSQAAAKEVKDVPVLFTAVTDPVGAGLVQSMERPGANVTGTTDLHPEAVSRLMEFIKEQVNGVTAVGILANEGEQNTVVNVQKAEEALTALGLKVVKAPVTNSSEVKQAAESLIGKVQAIYVPSDNTVVSGLGAVVGVANENKIPLFVAEKDSVKNGGVASFGFEYYDLGYTTGKMAVEMLKNGKKPEDTPVQIPEALDLALNVKAAEAQGFAVTGELKKQVKPENLFE; from the coding sequence ATGAGAGCAAAACGACATATCCTGCTGGCATGCGCGCTGGTGATGGCGCTGCTGATGTTGAACGCGTGCGGAAGCCAGGCGCCGGGAGAAGGTGCGGCGGAGCAAGGGGACGCAGGGAGCACGGGGAAGAAGGTTAAAATCGGAGTGACGCAGGTCGTGAACCATGCCTCGCTTGATGAGGCGTACAAAGGCTTCTTGCAGGCGTTGAAGGACAACGGCTATACGGAAGGAGACAACCTGGTCATCGATTATCAGAATGCCCAGGGCGATAATACGAATGCGGCGACGATTGCGCAGAAATTCGCCACGGGCGGGGTCGATCTCGTGCTGGGCATCGGGACGTCCGTCTCTCAGGCTGCGGCGAAGGAAGTGAAGGACGTTCCTGTCCTCTTCACCGCGGTGACCGATCCGGTCGGAGCCGGTCTGGTGCAGAGCATGGAAAGGCCGGGCGCGAATGTCACCGGGACGACGGATCTTCATCCCGAAGCCGTCTCGCGCTTGATGGAATTTATTAAGGAGCAGGTGAATGGCGTCACGGCGGTCGGCATTTTGGCCAATGAAGGCGAACAGAATACGGTTGTGAACGTGCAGAAGGCGGAAGAGGCGTTGACCGCTCTCGGCTTGAAGGTCGTCAAGGCGCCGGTGACGAACAGCTCGGAAGTGAAGCAGGCGGCCGAATCGCTTATCGGCAAGGTGCAGGCCATCTATGTTCCGTCCGACAACACGGTCGTCAGCGGGCTCGGCGCCGTCGTCGGTGTGGCGAATGAGAACAAGATTCCTCTGTTCGTCGCGGAGAAGGATTCGGTCAAGAACGGCGGCGTCGCTTCCTTCGGGTTCGAATATTACGATCTCGGCTACACGACAGGCAAGATGGCCGTCGAGATGCTGAAGAACGGCAAGAAGCCGGAAGATACGCCGGTGCAAATCCCGGAAGCTCTTGATCTGGCGCTGAATGTGAAGGCGGCGGAAGCGCAAGGCTTCGCCGTCACCGGCGAGTTGAAGAAGCAGGTGAAGCCGGAGAACCTCTTCGAATAG
- a CDS encoding methyl-accepting chemotaxis protein: protein MNWFNRSMVPRMIAVLFIFIMTISGFFIFREYDSEKSLYMNFLHERQELIAEMKLDDMMGAIKQAASMVKNKPINEEMTDSLFRMLRGRMNKIVGDDVVNAFLIVKENEAKDGEPAFRILQANDSLESQGFKPNTAYDMPVAVQDAYIKLTRADNTMMTDEFEIGDAVYISGLTEIRDDLGQSMAYLITDYDYSIVKGTLTSFLTEAILIGTVIGLIGVSLAGLYVQRRLKPLNDIHKLAEQAANGDLTVKLASKRQDEIGRLADVFNRMTERLSGLLAEVQRAAKDVSSSSLELQRGSEETAIAAQEVASAMSEVANGALEQQRSAEQTKSAMSEITAGAQQIASTSEQVAEWMREAAAQAGEGRVIVDETVVQMERIEAASADTNQAIADWTEAVQQISGAVVFIQNTVKQTELLALNASIEASRAGEHGRGFQVVATEIRKLAEHSRQSLQSIMQLIDVIHTKRELTERATSHQQEAVQKGLATVKTADETFTVIADAIGQASSRMEEYRSIAQQMSASCEEVFELIRQLSEIAEQSNDHTARVAATTEQQSALTEEIAASVDSLLALSRDLQTMLEQFKLRGKEQ from the coding sequence ATGAATTGGTTCAATCGCAGTATGGTTCCGAGAATGATCGCTGTATTGTTCATATTTATTATGACAATCAGCGGCTTTTTCATTTTCCGGGAGTATGACAGCGAGAAGTCGCTCTATATGAATTTCCTTCACGAACGGCAGGAGCTCATCGCGGAAATGAAGCTCGATGACATGATGGGCGCGATCAAGCAGGCAGCGAGCATGGTCAAAAACAAACCGATCAACGAGGAAATGACGGACTCACTTTTCCGCATGCTGCGCGGCCGCATGAATAAGATCGTGGGCGACGACGTGGTGAATGCTTTTCTTATCGTTAAGGAGAACGAGGCGAAGGACGGAGAGCCGGCCTTCCGAATTCTTCAGGCGAACGACAGCCTGGAATCCCAGGGCTTCAAGCCGAATACGGCCTATGACATGCCTGTGGCCGTGCAGGACGCTTATATTAAGCTGACGAGAGCAGACAATACGATGATGACCGATGAATTCGAAATCGGCGATGCGGTGTATATTAGCGGGTTAACGGAGATTCGAGACGATCTGGGGCAAAGCATGGCTTACCTGATTACCGATTATGATTATTCCATCGTCAAAGGGACGTTAACGAGCTTTCTGACCGAGGCCATTCTCATCGGGACGGTCATCGGATTGATCGGCGTGAGCTTGGCAGGTTTGTATGTGCAGCGCCGCCTCAAGCCATTGAACGATATCCATAAGCTGGCGGAACAAGCGGCGAACGGCGACTTGACCGTGAAGCTTGCTTCGAAGCGGCAGGATGAGATCGGGCGGCTCGCTGACGTGTTCAACCGGATGACGGAGCGGCTGAGCGGGCTGCTGGCGGAAGTGCAGCGGGCAGCGAAGGACGTCTCTTCTTCGTCGCTTGAACTGCAGCGCGGCTCCGAGGAGACGGCGATTGCCGCGCAGGAAGTGGCGAGCGCGATGTCGGAGGTGGCGAACGGAGCGCTGGAGCAGCAGCGCAGCGCCGAGCAGACGAAGTCGGCCATGAGCGAGATTACGGCCGGCGCCCAGCAGATCGCCAGCACGTCCGAGCAGGTCGCCGAATGGATGCGGGAAGCGGCCGCTCAAGCGGGCGAAGGCCGTGTCATTGTCGATGAGACGGTCGTGCAGATGGAGCGCATCGAAGCGGCTTCCGCCGATACCAATCAGGCTATCGCGGATTGGACGGAGGCGGTGCAGCAGATCTCGGGGGCGGTCGTGTTCATCCAGAATACGGTGAAGCAGACGGAATTGCTGGCGCTGAACGCCTCAATCGAAGCGTCCCGCGCGGGAGAGCATGGACGCGGCTTCCAGGTGGTCGCCACGGAAATCCGCAAATTGGCCGAGCATTCGAGACAATCGCTACAGTCTATTATGCAGCTTATAGACGTCATTCATACGAAGCGAGAACTGACCGAACGGGCAACCTCTCATCAGCAGGAGGCCGTTCAGAAAGGATTGGCGACGGTCAAAACCGCGGACGAGACGTTCACGGTGATCGCGGACGCCATCGGACAAGCCAGCTCCCGCATGGAGGAGTACCGAAGCATCGCTCAGCAGATGTCGGCCTCATGCGAAGAAGTATTCGAGCTGATTCGCCAATTAAGCGAGATTGCAGAGCAATCCAATGATCATACCGCACGCGTCGCGGCCACGACGGAACAGCAGTCGGCGCTGACCGAAGAGATTGCGGCTTCCGTCGACAGTCTGCTGGCATTAAGCCGCGATTTGCAGACGATGCTGGAGCAATTCAAGCTTCGAGGGAAGGAGCAGTAA
- a CDS encoding UDP-glucose--hexose-1-phosphate uridylyltransferase, which produces MANGQRAGTRGSERPDEARAERLRHGVGGPLRAEASGQRDEACLAGGPTASARLNAARMAELIEKLVRYARKRNMIGELDMPYARNQLLELFRLDEPCEGYLAPEWSEVPDEPQELLEALLDEAAASGLLPDNTTTWRDLLDAKVMGMLMPRPSETEARFRMRRAEQGIAAATDDFYALNKDSNYIRMDRIRKNEYWLHPSEFGALEMTINLSKPEKTPEEIAQAGQAAAADYPQCLLCADNVGYAGRVNHPARQNLRILPLELNGEAWFFQYSPYVYYNEHSIVFRKEHVPMKLTRDTFARLLAFIEQFPHYFIGSNADLPIVGGSILSHDHFQAGRHTFPIEKAPTGQAYVHAAHPGVRAGVVDWPLSVLRLTADGREALLNAADDLYRFWQGYSDETAGILACTAGPGGQTRHNTVTPIVRRRGERYEMDLVLRNNRTDEAHPEGIFHPHRHLHHIKKENIGLIEVMGLAILPGRLLAETGAIVRLLAGQADWKAVRAGLTDQDPLKPHAAWIDELVERYGTRLDEAEANRVIRHDIGGKFVELLGHAGVFKRDRAGREACARFLAQAGFKEQG; this is translated from the coding sequence ATGGCGAACGGGCAACGGGCAGGGACGCGAGGATCAGAGCGGCCGGATGAAGCGCGCGCGGAGAGACTGCGGCATGGAGTTGGCGGGCCGCTGCGGGCAGAGGCTTCCGGGCAGCGGGATGAAGCGTGCTTGGCGGGGGGGCCGACAGCTTCGGCGCGGTTGAATGCGGCGCGAATGGCGGAGCTGATCGAGAAGCTGGTTCGATACGCACGGAAGCGGAATATGATCGGAGAGCTGGACATGCCGTATGCGCGCAATCAGCTGCTGGAGCTGTTCCGGCTAGACGAGCCGTGTGAAGGGTATTTGGCCCCGGAGTGGAGCGAAGTTCCGGATGAACCGCAGGAGCTGCTGGAGGCGCTGCTGGATGAGGCCGCCGCGAGCGGGCTGCTTCCTGACAATACGACGACCTGGCGGGATCTGCTCGACGCCAAGGTGATGGGGATGCTTATGCCGCGCCCGTCCGAGACGGAGGCCCGCTTCCGGATGCGGCGGGCGGAGCAGGGGATTGCCGCCGCGACGGACGACTTCTATGCCTTGAACAAGGACAGCAATTATATCCGGATGGATCGGATTCGGAAAAATGAATATTGGCTGCATCCGAGCGAATTCGGAGCTCTTGAGATGACGATCAATCTGTCCAAGCCGGAGAAGACTCCCGAGGAGATCGCCCAGGCCGGACAGGCCGCGGCGGCCGATTATCCCCAATGTCTGCTGTGCGCCGACAATGTCGGTTATGCGGGCCGGGTCAATCATCCGGCACGCCAAAATTTGCGGATCCTTCCGCTGGAATTGAACGGGGAAGCATGGTTTTTCCAATACTCTCCCTATGTCTATTATAATGAGCACAGCATCGTGTTCCGTAAAGAGCATGTGCCGATGAAGCTGACCCGGGACACGTTCGCGCGGCTGCTGGCGTTCATCGAGCAGTTCCCGCATTATTTCATCGGCTCGAACGCCGACCTTCCGATCGTGGGCGGATCGATATTGAGCCATGATCATTTTCAGGCGGGGCGGCATACGTTCCCGATCGAGAAAGCGCCGACAGGGCAAGCTTATGTTCATGCGGCGCATCCCGGCGTCCGTGCCGGGGTGGTCGACTGGCCGTTGTCCGTTCTCCGCTTGACGGCGGATGGACGGGAAGCGCTGCTGAACGCCGCAGACGATCTGTACCGGTTCTGGCAGGGCTACAGCGATGAGACCGCCGGAATTCTCGCCTGTACGGCAGGCCCCGGGGGGCAGACGCGGCATAATACGGTTACCCCGATCGTCCGCCGCCGGGGGGAACGGTATGAGATGGATCTCGTGCTGCGCAATAACCGGACGGATGAGGCGCATCCGGAAGGCATTTTTCACCCGCATCGCCATCTTCACCATATCAAGAAAGAAAATATCGGCTTGATTGAAGTGATGGGACTGGCTATTCTTCCCGGACGTCTGCTCGCGGAGACCGGAGCGATTGTCAGGCTGTTGGCCGGGCAGGCAGATTGGAAGGCGGTACGGGCCGGCTTGACGGATCAGGATCCGCTCAAGCCGCATGCTGCCTGGATTGATGAACTGGTCGAACGGTATGGAACCCGGCTGGACGAAGCGGAGGCGAACCGGGTCATCCGCCATGATATCGGCGGCAAGTTCGTCGAGCTTCTCGGCCATGCCGGCGTCTTCAAGCGGGATCGCGCGGGGCGCGAAGCTTGCGCCCGCTTCCTCGCGCAGGCCGGGTTCAAGGAGCAGGGCTGA
- a CDS encoding galactokinase, with translation MDARQLADRFEEQYGVDQEEVRFFHAPGRVNLIGEHIDYNGGYVLPAALEFGTTLLIRPRSDRMLRLSSTNFSYRLTVAVDETADAKTGEWTDYPAGVVVELAKSGRALSRGYDILVHGDIPNGAGLSSSASLEVAAAYALLTLEGHPIDRTDIAQLSQRAENRFVGVNCGIMDQFAVANGRRDHAVLLMCDTLEFRHVPFRTEGCKLVIGNTNKRRGLVDSKYNERRTQCEEAVRELRQAFPELELLAQLDAARFETNKHLIRDEAVRKRAAHVIAENERVLQSVEALQRHDLERFGRLMIASHESLRDLYEVSCEELDVMVEEALRIEGTAGARMTGAGFGGCTVSLVKESAVPRFIERVGEAYQRRTGLTGEFYVCSVGDGVKERDGGNKLAAKGE, from the coding sequence ATGGATGCTCGGCAGTTGGCGGATCGTTTTGAGGAACAATATGGGGTAGATCAAGAGGAGGTCCGTTTTTTCCATGCTCCAGGCCGCGTGAACCTAATCGGCGAGCATATTGATTATAACGGGGGGTATGTGCTTCCGGCAGCGTTGGAGTTCGGCACGACGCTATTGATTCGTCCGCGATCCGATCGGATGCTCCGGCTGTCTTCGACGAATTTTTCTTATCGGTTGACGGTGGCGGTCGACGAGACGGCAGACGCCAAGACCGGGGAATGGACCGATTATCCCGCCGGGGTGGTCGTGGAGCTGGCGAAGTCGGGACGGGCGTTGAGCCGGGGCTACGATATTTTGGTCCATGGCGACATTCCGAACGGAGCGGGATTGTCCTCTTCGGCCTCGCTCGAGGTCGCCGCGGCCTATGCGCTGCTGACGCTGGAAGGCCATCCGATCGACCGGACGGATATCGCGCAGCTGTCCCAGCGGGCGGAGAACCGGTTCGTCGGCGTCAACTGCGGCATTATGGACCAGTTCGCCGTCGCGAACGGCAGGCGGGATCATGCTGTTCTGCTGATGTGCGATACGCTCGAATTCCGGCATGTTCCGTTCCGGACGGAAGGCTGCAAGCTCGTGATCGGCAATACGAACAAGCGCCGCGGGCTGGTCGATTCCAAGTATAACGAACGACGGACCCAATGCGAAGAGGCCGTGCGGGAGCTGCGTCAGGCGTTCCCTGAGCTGGAGCTGCTCGCGCAGCTGGATGCCGCCCGCTTTGAAACGAACAAGCATCTTATACGGGATGAGGCGGTGCGCAAGCGGGCCGCGCATGTCATCGCGGAGAACGAGCGGGTGCTGCAGTCGGTCGAGGCGCTTCAGCGGCATGATCTGGAGCGGTTCGGCCGGCTTATGATCGCCTCGCATGAATCATTGCGCGATTTGTACGAGGTCAGCTGCGAGGAGCTGGATGTGATGGTCGAGGAGGCGCTTCGCATCGAAGGCACGGCCGGCGCGCGGATGACGGGAGCCGGATTCGGCGGCTGCACCGTCTCGCTGGTGAAGGAGAGCGCCGTCCCGCGCTTCATCGAGCGGGTCGGGGAGGCGTATCAGCGGCGCACCGGCCTGACAGGCGAATTCTATGTATGCAGCGTCGGCGACGGCGTGAAGGAACGAGACGGCGGCAACAAGCTTGCAGCGAAGGGGGAATAA
- the galE gene encoding UDP-glucose 4-epimerase GalE, with translation MAVLVTGGAGYIGSHTVAELLDRGEEVVVADSLETGHADAVLGGALHVGDIRDKAFLEGVFRQHKFDAVIHFAAYSLVGESMSNPAKYYDNNVHGTQVLLEAMQRFGVKRIVFSSTAATYGEPERTPIEESFATNPTNVYGETKLTMERMMRWFDRVHGIRYVSLRYFNAAGAHESGRIGEDHQPETHLVPIVLETALGKRSEIAVFGSDYPTRDGTCIRDYIHVSDLADAHLLAVDYLRNDGASEIFNLGSGNGFSVLEVIRTAERVTGLTIPTAIRERRAGDPAVLIASADKAKAVLGWQPKRDNMEKIIESAWRWHQAHPDGYAK, from the coding sequence ATGGCAGTACTGGTTACAGGCGGGGCAGGCTATATCGGCTCCCATACGGTGGCGGAATTATTGGATCGCGGCGAGGAGGTGGTCGTGGCCGATTCGCTGGAGACGGGGCATGCGGACGCGGTTCTCGGCGGCGCGCTCCATGTCGGGGATATTCGAGACAAGGCGTTCCTGGAAGGGGTGTTCCGGCAGCATAAATTCGATGCGGTCATTCATTTCGCCGCGTACTCGCTCGTCGGAGAGAGCATGAGCAATCCGGCGAAATACTATGACAACAATGTGCACGGCACCCAGGTGCTGCTGGAGGCCATGCAGCGGTTCGGCGTGAAGCGGATTGTCTTTTCTTCTACGGCAGCGACATATGGCGAGCCGGAACGGACGCCGATCGAGGAGAGCTTCGCGACGAATCCGACGAATGTGTACGGAGAGACGAAGCTGACGATGGAGCGCATGATGCGCTGGTTCGACCGGGTCCACGGCATCCGCTACGTCTCCTTGCGCTATTTCAATGCCGCCGGCGCGCACGAGAGCGGCCGTATCGGGGAAGACCATCAGCCGGAGACGCATCTCGTTCCGATCGTGCTGGAGACGGCTTTGGGCAAGCGCAGCGAGATCGCGGTCTTCGGCAGCGACTATCCAACGCGGGACGGCACATGTATTCGCGACTATATTCACGTCAGCGACTTGGCGGACGCGCATTTGCTTGCCGTCGACTATTTGCGCAACGATGGGGCGAGCGAGATTTTCAATCTGGGCAGCGGCAACGGGTTCTCGGTTCTCGAGGTGATCCGGACGGCGGAGCGGGTGACCGGCCTGACGATTCCGACGGCGATTCGCGAGCGGCGGGCAGGCGATCCGGCGGTCTTGATCGCTTCCGCCGATAAGGCGAAGGCTGTGCTTGGCTGGCAGCCGAAGCGGGATAATATGGAGAAGATTATCGAGAGCGCCTGGCGCTGGCATCAAGCGCATCCGGACGGATACGCCAAATAA
- a CDS encoding NAD-dependent malic enzyme: MAKSLGSSTNIIIRLEIDKNVCTFAQIAAAIGESGGDIVAIDVIRGTPVSTVRDITVNVYDGSVGDRVVKRLKQLQGVKVVNVSDQTFLLHLGGKIEMQPKVPIRNRDDLSRVYTPGVARVCMAIHEDPSSAFTLTIKRDTVAVVSDGTAVLGLGDIGPMAAMPVMEGKAMLFKQLANVDAFPICLDTQDTDEIVRTIQAIAPAFGGINLEDISAPRCFEIEQRLKENLDIPVFHDDQHGTAVVLLAGLLNALKIVDKKLEDCKIVLCGIGAAGMACTDILLAAGAKNIIGVDRHGALVRGVKYENEAWNGYAAKTNPNGEQGGIPDVIKGADVFIGVSGPGVLKREHVETMNADPVIFAMANPMPEIDPDEIEDIARIIATGRSDYPNQINNVLCFPGLFRGLLDCRASKVTYNMKLAAAQAIAEVVSEEELNEMYIIPSVFNPLVVTKVRDAVVNAAYEDGVARRRDYRENTVKQ; encoded by the coding sequence ATGGCTAAATCGTTAGGATCGAGTACGAACATTATTATTCGCTTGGAAATCGACAAAAATGTGTGCACCTTCGCCCAAATTGCAGCCGCCATCGGCGAGAGCGGGGGCGATATCGTGGCCATCGACGTCATTCGCGGCACGCCGGTATCCACAGTCCGAGATATTACGGTCAACGTATACGACGGCAGTGTAGGCGATCGGGTCGTGAAGCGCCTGAAGCAGCTTCAAGGCGTGAAGGTGGTGAACGTGTCCGATCAGACGTTCCTGCTTCACCTGGGGGGCAAGATCGAGATGCAGCCCAAGGTTCCGATCCGGAACCGCGACGACTTGTCCCGCGTCTATACGCCGGGCGTGGCCCGGGTATGCATGGCGATCCATGAAGATCCGTCCAGCGCATTCACGCTGACGATCAAGCGGGATACGGTGGCGGTCGTCTCCGACGGCACCGCGGTGCTCGGCCTGGGCGATATCGGCCCGATGGCGGCGATGCCGGTCATGGAAGGCAAAGCGATGCTGTTCAAGCAATTGGCGAACGTCGACGCGTTCCCGATCTGCCTGGATACGCAGGATACGGATGAGATCGTGCGGACGATTCAGGCCATTGCCCCGGCCTTCGGCGGCATTAACCTGGAGGACATCTCGGCGCCGCGCTGCTTCGAGATTGAGCAGCGGCTGAAGGAGAACCTGGATATTCCGGTCTTCCATGACGATCAGCATGGAACCGCTGTCGTGCTGCTCGCCGGCCTGCTTAATGCCTTGAAGATTGTGGACAAGAAACTGGAAGATTGCAAAATCGTCCTCTGCGGCATCGGCGCGGCGGGCATGGCCTGCACCGACATCTTGCTCGCGGCGGGCGCGAAGAATATTATCGGCGTCGATCGCCACGGAGCGCTGGTCCGCGGCGTGAAGTACGAGAACGAGGCCTGGAACGGCTACGCCGCCAAGACGAATCCGAACGGTGAGCAGGGCGGCATTCCGGACGTCATCAAGGGAGCGGATGTGTTCATCGGCGTCTCGGGCCCTGGCGTGCTGAAGCGGGAGCATGTGGAGACGATGAATGCGGATCCTGTCATCTTCGCGATGGCGAACCCGATGCCGGAGATTGATCCGGACGAGATCGAGGATATTGCCCGCATCATTGCGACGGGCCGTTCCGATTATCCGAACCAGATTAACAACGTGCTCTGCTTCCCGGGCCTGTTCCGGGGGCTGCTGGATTGCCGGGCGTCCAAAGTGACTTATAACATGAAGCTGGCGGCGGCCCAGGCGATAGCCGAGGTCGTCTCCGAAGAAGAACTGAATGAGATGTATATTATTCCGAGCGTTTTCAACCCGCTTGTGGTGACGAAGGTGCGGGATGCCGTCGTCAATGCGGCCTATGAGGACGGCGTAGCCCGCCGCCGCGATTATCGGGAAAACACAGTCAAGCAGTAA
- a CDS encoding ABC transporter ATP-binding protein: protein MLQVNRVSKYFNLNTPDEKAALTDIRLHLNPGDFVTVIGSNGAGKSTLMNIISGVLIPDAGAVHIEEHEVTLMPEHRRSRWIGRVFQDPMAGTAPDMTIEENLAIAAKRTGGRGLRPGANRKRKAWFAEELSRLGIGLENRLNAKVGLLSGGERQALSLLMATFTKPSILLLDEHTAALDPSRAEWITRLTDEIVRENSLTTLMVTHNMEQAIRLGNRLIMMDKGSIVLDVPASAKQSLTVDKLLREFERIRGEKFADDRVVLGG from the coding sequence ATGCTGCAGGTTAATCGGGTCAGCAAATATTTCAATCTGAATACGCCTGACGAGAAAGCGGCGCTTACCGACATCCGGCTGCATCTGAATCCGGGAGACTTCGTGACCGTAATCGGAAGCAACGGCGCGGGAAAATCGACGCTGATGAACATCATCTCCGGCGTGCTGATTCCGGATGCCGGCGCGGTGCACATCGAAGAGCACGAGGTTACGCTGATGCCCGAGCATCGCCGGAGCCGCTGGATTGGACGCGTGTTCCAGGATCCGATGGCCGGCACGGCTCCGGATATGACCATCGAGGAGAATCTGGCCATTGCGGCGAAGCGGACGGGGGGCCGCGGACTGAGGCCCGGAGCTAACCGGAAGCGCAAGGCGTGGTTCGCGGAAGAGTTGTCCCGGCTGGGGATCGGGCTGGAGAACCGGTTGAATGCGAAGGTCGGCCTGCTGTCGGGCGGGGAGCGGCAGGCATTGAGCCTCCTGATGGCCACCTTCACGAAGCCGAGCATTCTGCTGCTCGATGAGCACACCGCCGCGCTCGATCCGTCCCGGGCGGAATGGATAACCCGCTTAACGGATGAGATCGTGCGGGAGAATTCGCTGACGACCTTGATGGTGACCCACAATATGGAGCAGGCGATCCGGCTCGGCAACCGGCTCATCATGATGGACAAAGGCAGCATTGTGCTGGATGTGCCGGCTTCGGCCAAGCAGTCGCTCACGGTTGATAAGCTGCTGCGGGAGTTTGAACGGATTCGCGGCGAGAAATTTGCCGATGATCGCGTTGTTTTGGGGGGATAA
- a CDS encoding ABC transporter permease has translation MSGFMLAMQKSVEIGVLYALMALGVYLTFRILDFPDLTVDGSFTTGAAIAALCITSNISPWIGTMLACIGGGVAGMMTGIIHTKGKINPLLSGILMMIALHSINLRIMGKANIGLMNSDTLLTPIAGGFRFLLVMGLFAVLVKLALDWFLRTEIGLSLRATGNNPRMIRSFGVHTDTTIIVGVSLSNALVALSGALVAQYQGFADIQSGVGMIVVGLASVIIGEAIFGHRTIARTTFAVLLGAVLYRVIVAVALQLQMNATDLKLFTALIVIVALTLPKIRRSANQRKMSRQRAMQLAKGGARDAAG, from the coding sequence GTGAGCGGTTTTATGCTGGCGATGCAAAAATCGGTGGAAATCGGGGTGCTGTACGCCTTGATGGCGCTAGGCGTCTACTTGACGTTTCGCATTTTGGATTTCCCTGATCTAACGGTAGACGGAAGCTTCACGACGGGGGCTGCGATAGCGGCCCTGTGCATTACATCGAATATCTCGCCTTGGATTGGCACCATGCTCGCCTGCATTGGCGGCGGGGTCGCCGGCATGATGACCGGCATCATTCATACGAAGGGAAAGATTAATCCGCTGTTGTCGGGCATTCTGATGATGATCGCGCTGCACTCGATTAATTTGCGGATTATGGGCAAGGCGAATATCGGCTTAATGAACAGCGATACGCTGCTAACGCCGATCGCCGGAGGTTTCCGGTTCCTGCTCGTCATGGGACTTTTCGCGGTGCTGGTGAAGCTGGCGTTGGACTGGTTCCTTCGGACGGAGATCGGACTGTCGCTGCGCGCGACGGGCAACAATCCGCGCATGATTCGCAGCTTTGGCGTTCATACCGATACGACCATTATTGTCGGCGTCAGCCTCTCGAATGCGCTTGTCGCGCTGTCCGGCGCGCTGGTCGCCCAGTATCAAGGCTTCGCCGACATTCAATCGGGCGTCGGGATGATTGTCGTCGGATTGGCGTCCGTTATTATCGGAGAGGCGATTTTCGGGCATCGCACGATCGCCCGCACGACATTCGCGGTGCTGCTGGGCGCCGTGCTGTACCGGGTGATTGTAGCGGTTGCGCTGCAACTTCAAATGAATGCCACGGATCTCAAGCTGTTTACCGCTCTGATTGTCATCGTGGCGCTCACCCTGCCGAAGATCCGGCGATCCGCGAACCAGCGCAAAATGAGCCGTCAACGGGCGATGCAATTGGCGAAGGGAGGAGCGCGCGATGCTGCAGGTTAA
- a CDS encoding DUF2524 domain-containing protein, giving the protein MHNLDSSYDCSLTSQDVPKLKSELASLKRQAQTDTSSKELREAINRVENQLHFIKNKCSLR; this is encoded by the coding sequence ATGCACAATCTGGATAGCAGCTATGATTGTTCCTTAACGTCGCAGGATGTACCGAAGCTCAAGTCCGAGCTGGCGTCATTGAAGCGGCAAGCGCAGACGGACACTTCATCGAAGGAACTGCGGGAAGCCATTAATCGGGTCGAAAATCAGCTTCATTTCATCAAAAACAAATGCTCTCTTCGTTAA